A single Pseudomonas sp. DC1.2 DNA region contains:
- the uvrD gene encoding DNA helicase II: MRDDLSLLLNSLNDAQRQAVAASVGRQLVLAGAGSGKTRVLVHRIAWLIQVENASPHSILSVTFTNKAAAEMRHRIEQLMGINPAGMWVGTFHGLAHRLLRAHWQEAGLSQTFQILDSDDQQRLVKRVIRELGLDEQRWPVRQAQWFINGQKDEGLRPQHIQASGDLFLATMRSIYEAYEAACLRAGVIDFSELLLRALDLWRDNPGLLAHYQKRFRHILVDEFQDTNAVQYAWLRLLAKGGDSLMVVGDDDQSIYGWRGAKIENIYQYSDDFPDAQTIRLEQNYRSTAGILKAANALIANNTGRMGKELWTDGGEGEAINLYAAFNEHDEARYVVETIESALKTGLARSDIAILYRSNAQSRVLEEALLRERIPYRIYGGQRFFERAEIKNAMAYLRLLEGRGNDAALERVINVPARGIGEKTVEAIRDHARHSDVSMWEAMRLLVANKGLTGRAAGALSGFIELIENLAAKCMEMPLHLMTQTVIEQSGLIAYHEAEKGEKGQARVENLEELVSAARNFENAEEDEDLTPLAAFLGHASLEAGDTQADEHEDSIQLMTLHSAKGLEFPYVFLVGMEEGLFPHKMSLEEPGRLEEERRLAYVGITRAMQNLVMTYAETRRLYGSETYNKVSRFVREVPKGLIQEVRLSNSVSRPFGGGQQQSSSSLFGGSEIPDTGFSLGQAVRHSVFGDGVILNFEGAGAQARVQVNFDEGSKWLMLGYAKLEAI; encoded by the coding sequence ATGCGCGATGATCTCTCCCTTCTGCTGAACTCCCTCAACGATGCCCAACGTCAGGCTGTAGCTGCCTCCGTGGGTCGTCAGTTGGTCCTGGCCGGTGCTGGTTCCGGTAAAACCCGAGTGCTGGTGCACCGTATCGCCTGGTTGATCCAGGTCGAAAACGCGTCGCCCCATTCAATCCTGTCGGTGACGTTCACCAACAAGGCGGCTGCGGAGATGCGTCATCGCATCGAGCAGTTGATGGGTATCAACCCGGCCGGCATGTGGGTCGGCACCTTCCACGGCCTGGCGCACCGCTTGCTGCGGGCGCACTGGCAGGAAGCCGGCCTTAGCCAGACCTTCCAGATTCTCGACAGCGACGACCAGCAACGACTGGTCAAACGGGTGATCCGTGAGCTGGGTCTCGACGAGCAACGCTGGCCGGTTCGTCAGGCCCAATGGTTTATCAACGGACAGAAAGACGAAGGCCTGCGTCCACAACACATTCAAGCCAGTGGCGACCTGTTCCTGGCGACCATGCGCAGTATTTATGAAGCCTACGAGGCCGCCTGCCTGCGCGCGGGTGTCATCGACTTCTCTGAACTGCTGCTGCGTGCCCTCGACCTGTGGCGCGACAACCCGGGTTTGCTGGCCCATTACCAGAAACGCTTTCGCCACATTCTTGTCGACGAGTTCCAGGACACCAACGCCGTGCAGTACGCCTGGCTGCGTTTGCTGGCCAAGGGCGGCGACAGCCTGATGGTTGTGGGCGACGACGACCAGTCCATCTACGGCTGGCGTGGCGCGAAAATCGAGAACATTTATCAGTACTCTGACGACTTCCCGGACGCGCAAACCATTCGCCTGGAGCAGAACTACCGTTCCACAGCTGGCATCCTCAAGGCCGCTAATGCCCTGATCGCCAACAATACCGGACGTATGGGCAAAGAGTTGTGGACTGACGGCGGCGAAGGCGAAGCGATCAATCTGTACGCCGCATTCAACGAGCACGATGAGGCGCGCTATGTGGTGGAAACTATTGAAAGCGCGCTGAAAACCGGCTTGGCCCGCAGCGATATCGCGATTTTGTACCGCTCCAACGCCCAATCCCGCGTTTTGGAAGAAGCGTTGCTGCGCGAACGTATCCCCTACCGCATTTATGGTGGCCAGCGCTTCTTCGAGCGCGCGGAAATCAAGAACGCCATGGCCTACCTGCGGTTGCTGGAAGGTCGCGGCAACGATGCCGCACTGGAAAGAGTGATCAACGTGCCGGCCCGCGGTATTGGCGAAAAAACCGTTGAAGCGATTCGCGACCATGCGCGTCATAGCGATGTGTCCATGTGGGAAGCCATGCGGTTGCTGGTCGCCAACAAAGGCCTGACCGGCCGTGCTGCGGGCGCCTTGAGTGGGTTTATCGAGTTGATCGAGAACCTCGCCGCCAAATGCATGGAGATGCCGCTGCATTTGATGACCCAGACCGTCATCGAGCAGTCAGGGCTGATCGCCTATCACGAAGCGGAGAAAGGCGAAAAAGGCCAGGCACGGGTAGAAAACCTTGAGGAACTGGTCAGCGCTGCGCGCAACTTCGAAAACGCCGAAGAAGACGAAGACCTGACGCCATTGGCCGCGTTCCTCGGCCATGCGTCGCTGGAAGCCGGCGACACCCAGGCTGACGAGCACGAAGACAGCATTCAGCTAATGACCCTGCACAGCGCCAAAGGCCTTGAGTTCCCTTATGTGTTCCTGGTGGGCATGGAAGAAGGCCTGTTCCCACACAAGATGAGCCTGGAAGAACCGGGTCGTCTCGAAGAAGAACGGCGACTGGCTTACGTCGGCATTACCCGGGCGATGCAGAATCTGGTGATGACCTACGCTGAAACCCGACGCCTGTATGGCAGTGAAACCTACAACAAAGTGTCGCGCTTTGTGCGTGAAGTGCCAAAAGGTCTGATTCAAGAAGTGCGGCTGTCCAACAGCGTCAGCCGTCCGTTCGGCGGCGGTCAGCAGCAGAGTTCCAGCAGCCTGTTTGGCGGCAGCGAAATCCCGGACACCGGTTTCAGCCTCGGGCAGGCTGTGCGCCACTCGGTGTTTGGTGACGGCGTGATCCTGAACTTCGAAGGCGCTGGGGCTCAGGCCCGGGTGCAAGTGAACTTCGACGAAGGCAGCAAGTGGTTGATGCTTGGCTACGCCAAGCTGGAAGCCATATAA
- a CDS encoding EamA family transporter — translation MGSGFFSSWTFWALLSAGFAAMTAIFAKVGIENVNSDFATLLRTVVVLVSLALILYATGQYQSLGSISAKSYVFLVLSGLATGASWICYFRALKLGPASLVAPVDKLSVVLVAVLGVLLLGEKLDLRQWGGIGLITAGVVMLALRR, via the coding sequence ATGGGCTCGGGATTCTTTTCTTCGTGGACATTCTGGGCCCTGTTGTCAGCCGGATTTGCTGCAATGACTGCCATTTTTGCCAAGGTCGGCATCGAAAACGTCAACTCCGACTTCGCCACGCTGCTGCGCACCGTAGTGGTTTTGGTCAGCCTGGCCTTGATTTTGTACGCCACGGGCCAATATCAGTCATTAGGATCGATCTCTGCCAAGAGCTACGTGTTCTTAGTGTTGTCGGGGCTGGCTACAGGCGCCTCTTGGATTTGCTACTTCCGCGCACTAAAACTCGGCCCGGCCTCGTTGGTCGCGCCGGTAGACAAGCTCAGTGTGGTGCTGGTGGCCGTGCTCGGCGTGCTCCTGCTGGGCGAGAAACTCGACCTGCGCCAATGGGGCGGCATCGGTCTGATCACGGCAGGTGTGGTGATGCTGGCGTTGCGGCGCTAA